From the genome of Segatella hominis, one region includes:
- a CDS encoding HAD-IA family hydrolase: MEGQVISSEEKIVRPDQAIYERLCRKYSLLPEECLFADDRIENVEAARKFGMQAICFEDAVQYEQELRKILASVV, encoded by the coding sequence TTGGAAGGACAGGTCATTTCGTCTGAAGAAAAGATCGTCAGGCCAGACCAGGCAATTTACGAGCGCCTTTGCCGGAAGTATTCTCTACTGCCAGAAGAATGCCTTTTTGCAGACGACAGAATAGAAAATGTAGAAGCAGCCCGAAAATTCGGAATGCAGGCCATCTGCTTTGAGGATGCAGTACAGTATGAGCAGGAATTGAGAAAAATCTTAGCTTCAGTTGTATAA
- a CDS encoding ATP-binding protein: MAIRERRKRIYRKRIPYGMQNFEDIRERDCYYVDKTSFIEDIEDSNMYFFYIRPRRFGKSLTLSMLEHYYDINKKDKFESLFGGLYIGENPTPEHNTYLIIHLNFAEVDAGIDNYQSGLDVHCNIMFNSFCNQYAHLLPPDAKEGLNREIGAIGQLRYLCQVCKEANQKIYLFIDEYDNFTNTILANEEHLERYRNQTHGEGYLRRFFNTIKGAAGSALGRVFVTGVSPVTMDDLTSGFNIGTNYSLTPQFNEMTGFTEEEVREMLGYYSSVLPFNHTVDELITVMKPWYDNYCFAVKKYGKTTMYNSVMVLYFLDNYIRNEYDIPDSMVESNVRTDYSKLRMLIRHDKEFAHDASVIQQLVTKGYVTGKLVENFPADHINDPDNFVSLLFYFGMLTIDGEYKGETKFVIPNEVVRDQMYTYLLDTYKENDLVYDTYNKTQLESKLAYDGNYKAYFEFIADSLKRYSSQRDKQKGEAFVHGFTLAMASQCRFYRPISELDNDGGYADIFLSPLCDIYKDMVDSYIIELKYCKTSTTDQQVKELLKEASAQITRYADSDIVRDAVKTTHLHKLVVMYRGAEMVVCEEIE, translated from the coding sequence ATGGCTATAAGAGAAAGAAGAAAGCGAATCTATCGCAAGCGCATACCTTACGGCATGCAGAACTTTGAGGATATTAGGGAGAGGGATTGTTACTATGTGGACAAGACCTCATTCATCGAAGATATAGAAGACTCCAATATGTACTTCTTCTATATCCGCCCTCGCCGTTTTGGCAAGAGCCTCACCCTCTCCATGCTTGAACATTACTACGACATCAACAAGAAGGACAAGTTTGAGTCCCTCTTCGGTGGATTGTACATTGGCGAGAATCCTACGCCAGAGCATAATACATATCTCATCATTCACCTCAATTTCGCTGAAGTGGACGCAGGTATAGACAATTATCAAAGTGGATTGGATGTGCACTGTAACATTATGTTCAATTCATTCTGTAACCAATATGCCCATTTGCTTCCTCCTGATGCAAAGGAGGGGTTGAACAGAGAAATTGGTGCCATAGGACAACTTAGGTATTTATGCCAGGTTTGCAAGGAAGCTAACCAGAAAATCTATCTCTTTATCGACGAGTACGACAACTTTACAAACACAATCCTTGCCAACGAGGAGCATCTGGAGCGATACCGCAACCAGACTCATGGAGAGGGTTATCTACGTCGCTTCTTCAACACCATCAAGGGTGCAGCCGGCTCGGCTTTAGGACGTGTCTTCGTCACGGGTGTAAGCCCTGTCACTATGGACGACCTCACCAGTGGCTTCAACATCGGCACAAATTACTCGCTCACTCCACAATTCAATGAGATGACGGGATTCACCGAGGAGGAAGTGCGGGAGATGTTGGGCTATTACTCAAGCGTCTTGCCGTTCAATCACACCGTAGATGAGCTCATCACCGTGATGAAGCCATGGTACGACAACTATTGTTTCGCTGTCAAGAAATATGGAAAGACCACCATGTATAATTCCGTAATGGTACTCTACTTCTTGGATAATTACATCCGTAACGAATACGATATTCCAGACTCGATGGTGGAGAGTAATGTTCGCACGGATTACAGTAAGCTGCGCATGCTTATCCGTCACGACAAGGAGTTCGCCCATGACGCCAGTGTCATCCAGCAGTTGGTCACCAAGGGATACGTTACAGGCAAGCTCGTAGAAAATTTCCCAGCCGACCATATCAACGACCCTGACAACTTCGTGAGCCTGCTCTTCTATTTCGGCATGCTGACGATAGATGGAGAATATAAAGGCGAAACAAAGTTTGTCATCCCTAACGAGGTGGTGCGTGACCAGATGTACACCTATCTTCTCGACACCTATAAAGAGAACGACTTGGTATACGATACTTATAACAAGACCCAGTTGGAGAGCAAACTGGCTTACGATGGCAACTACAAGGCTTATTTCGAGTTCATCGCTGATAGCCTGAAACGCTATTCTTCGCAGCGTGACAAGCAGAAAGGCGAGGCTTTCGTGCATGGTTTCACCTTGGCGATGGCAAGCCAGTGCCGCTTCTATCGCCCTATCTCCGAGTTGGACAATGATGGCGGCTATGCCGACATCTTCCTCTCCCCTCTTTGCGACATCTACAAGGACATGGTGGACAGCTACATCATCGAACTGAAATATTGCAAGACGAGCACCACGGACCAGCAAGTGAAAGAACTCCTCAAGGAAGCCTCTGCGCAAATCACCCGTTATGCCGATAGCGACATAGTGAGAGATGCCGTAAAGACCACCCATCTACACAAGCTCGTAGTGATGTATCGAGGGGCAGAGATGGTGGTTTGCGAGGAAATCGAATGA
- a CDS encoding HAD family hydrolase, whose translation MIKNLIFDFGKVLVDYEYFETLDQIFKTHEQAEEFYHLLIDGKWNENMDRGDSFEDTFCKMQQIMPQYKNEIAVVSQRFNEFVRGEKEGMRDLLAQLKSEGYHLYGLSNWCTKCHETMAQYPIFQLLEGQVISSEEKIIKPDQAIYERLCQKYSLLPEECLFADDRIENVEAARKFGMQAICFEDAVQYEQELRKILASVV comes from the coding sequence ATGATAAAGAATTTGATTTTTGATTTCGGCAAAGTGCTCGTAGATTACGAATACTTTGAAACTCTTGACCAAATATTCAAGACCCACGAACAGGCAGAAGAATTCTATCATCTTCTGATAGACGGTAAGTGGAATGAGAATATGGATCGGGGAGACTCTTTTGAGGACACCTTCTGCAAAATGCAGCAGATCATGCCGCAATATAAGAACGAGATTGCGGTGGTATCCCAGCGCTTCAATGAATTTGTGCGTGGCGAAAAGGAGGGGATGCGAGACCTGCTGGCTCAATTGAAGTCAGAAGGTTACCACCTTTATGGTCTTTCCAACTGGTGTACCAAGTGTCACGAGACAATGGCGCAATATCCGATTTTCCAACTATTGGAAGGGCAGGTCATTTCGTCTGAGGAAAAGATCATCAAGCCAGACCAGGCGATTTACGAGCGCCTTTGCCAGAAGTATTCTCTACTGCCAGAAGAATGCCTTTTTGCAGACGACAGAATAGAAAATGTAGAAGCAGCCCGAAAATTCGGAATGCAGGCCATCTGCTTTGAGGATGCAGTACAGTATGAGCAGGAATTGAGAAAAATCTTAGCCTCAGTTGTATAA
- a CDS encoding FecR family protein — MATKIKDIIDYYSEHVVSDEIKERVLQRLSDSKDEKEEDEALRSLWDKADSAYMDEEEISTAYKRLFRKDIDSSKGKTFQIFTWQRVAALVIPLVMLVVFGKIYVQMRNDLKASQAIAMMQEHTIKGESKTLALADGTKVKLSQGSVLLYPTSFEGKERKVFLAGEAFFDIKHDDKHPFHVSTPHFEITDLGTSFSVSSYTTDEEVTTTLKTGKIELRIVGEDKVYSMNPDDQLVYNVKTKSVNLRQVSKGDNGLGWRNKQIDLNDVTLAEAAQIMGDAYGVKFSFRSQRYKNTKVTVHFNRGETLSGAMNVLKNLVPGLEYEVRKDEVILK; from the coding sequence ATGGCAACGAAGATTAAGGATATCATAGATTATTATTCAGAACATGTCGTATCAGACGAAATAAAGGAAAGGGTCTTACAGAGATTATCGGATTCGAAAGATGAGAAGGAGGAAGATGAGGCCTTGCGTTCTTTGTGGGATAAGGCAGACTCTGCTTATATGGACGAAGAGGAAATATCAACTGCTTATAAACGGCTTTTCAGGAAAGACATTGATAGTAGTAAGGGTAAAACATTCCAAATCTTCACTTGGCAGAGAGTGGCTGCTCTTGTCATTCCGCTGGTTATGCTTGTCGTCTTCGGCAAGATCTATGTTCAGATGCGTAATGATCTGAAAGCATCACAGGCTATAGCGATGATGCAGGAACATACTATAAAAGGTGAATCTAAAACATTGGCTTTGGCTGATGGAACGAAGGTGAAACTCAGTCAGGGTTCTGTGCTCCTTTATCCTACTTCTTTTGAGGGCAAGGAGCGTAAGGTGTTCTTGGCAGGTGAGGCTTTCTTCGATATCAAGCATGATGACAAGCATCCGTTCCATGTCAGCACTCCTCACTTTGAGATTACTGATTTGGGTACTTCTTTCTCGGTTTCTTCTTATACTACCGACGAGGAAGTTACTACTACGCTCAAAACGGGTAAGATAGAACTCAGAATTGTAGGTGAGGACAAGGTATATAGTATGAATCCAGACGACCAGCTGGTTTATAATGTAAAGACCAAGTCGGTAAATCTCCGCCAGGTTTCCAAGGGGGATAATGGTCTGGGCTGGAGAAACAAGCAGATAGATCTCAATGACGTAACTCTCGCAGAAGCTGCTCAGATTATGGGCGATGCATACGGAGTAAAATTCTCCTTCCGTTCGCAGCGTTATAAGAACACGAAGGTTACAGTTCATTTCAACCGTGGTGAAACCCTTTCGGGTGCCATGAATGTCTTGAAAAACTTGGTTCCTGGTTTGGAATATGAAGTGAGAAAAGATGAAGTTATACTGAAATAA
- a CDS encoding sigma-70 family RNA polymerase sigma factor, protein MEIEKEVILLMSQGDEKAYGIMFRKFYPKVHRFVSMLLKNMDDADDVCQIIFEKIWRKRQKFAEIKDFDSYLFILAKYTVINYISTKRVIPIDIDSLPDQCANIASPHEEIVAKDTQLLIDMIVENMPPQRQTIYRMSREQHLKNEEIAQQLGLQKKTVENHLNLALKEIKKALYLMILLQLHWV, encoded by the coding sequence ATGGAAATCGAAAAAGAAGTAATATTACTCATGTCTCAGGGCGATGAAAAAGCTTACGGCATCATGTTCCGCAAGTTTTATCCTAAAGTGCATCGCTTCGTCTCCATGTTGCTGAAAAACATGGATGATGCCGATGACGTTTGCCAGATTATCTTTGAGAAAATCTGGAGGAAGCGCCAGAAATTCGCGGAAATCAAAGACTTCGATTCCTACCTTTTTATATTGGCGAAATATACCGTTATCAATTATATTTCCACCAAGCGAGTGATTCCGATAGACATCGATTCCTTGCCTGACCAATGTGCCAACATCGCCTCGCCGCATGAGGAAATCGTGGCCAAGGACACCCAACTACTTATCGACATGATTGTGGAGAATATGCCCCCGCAGCGACAGACCATCTACCGCATGAGTCGGGAGCAACATCTCAAGAACGAAGAGATAGCCCAACAGTTGGGGTTGCAGAAGAAAACCGTAGAGAATCATCTTAACCTGGCTCTTAAAGAAATCAAAAAAGCCTTATATTTGATGATTTTATTGCAATTGCATTGGGTGTAA
- a CDS encoding outer membrane beta-barrel protein — protein sequence MKKLFLMAVIMLSSVSIFAQSRVGTTTIQPKIGLNVSSVGDGDWKAGCVFGAELQHQFNAKAAIAGGLLYSFQGTKYDDWAWNPGYLNIPITLNYYVARDFALKAGIQPAFMVAKDEAKQVNTFDFAIPVGMSYEFNNFVLDARYNIGVTKVPKYGDGYTNVLQLTIGYKFKL from the coding sequence ATGAAGAAATTATTTTTAATGGCAGTTATCATGCTGTCTTCAGTAAGTATTTTTGCTCAGAGCAGAGTGGGTACTACAACTATCCAGCCTAAGATCGGTTTGAACGTATCTTCCGTAGGTGATGGAGACTGGAAAGCAGGTTGCGTATTCGGTGCAGAATTGCAGCACCAGTTTAATGCAAAGGCTGCCATCGCTGGTGGACTTCTCTATTCCTTCCAGGGAACGAAATATGATGATTGGGCTTGGAATCCAGGATATTTGAACATTCCTATCACACTCAACTATTATGTTGCCCGCGACTTCGCACTCAAGGCAGGTATTCAGCCTGCATTCATGGTTGCCAAGGACGAGGCTAAGCAGGTCAATACCTTCGACTTTGCAATTCCTGTGGGAATGTCTTACGAATTCAACAATTTCGTACTGGATGCTCGCTACAACATCGGTGTTACGAAGGTTCCAAAGTATGGCGACGGCTACACCAACGTGCTCCAGCTGACCATCGGTTATAAATTCAAGCTGTAA
- a CDS encoding Fic family protein produces the protein MDFIGISNQSKNRKKYIANLVDAGILEMTIPSFPKDKKQKYRKV, from the coding sequence ATGGATTTTATAGGAATATCAAATCAGTCTAAGAATCGTAAGAAATATATAGCTAATTTGGTGGATGCGGGAATCTTGGAGATGACTATACCTAGTTTTCCTAAAGATAAAAAGCAAAAATATAGAAAAGTATAG
- a CDS encoding helix-turn-helix domain-containing protein, giving the protein MKADELLHIIRMGETSTVQFKERIDDAYKLGCELTAFSNSLGGQLLIGVNDKTGELNGLSFEELQKLTTLVSNTASENVKPSILVQTETIDVDGQVILIVTVPEGKSNHQK; this is encoded by the coding sequence ATGAAGGCTGACGAATTATTACATATCATACGAATGGGTGAAACATCTACTGTACAGTTTAAGGAACGTATAGATGATGCTTATAAGTTGGGGTGTGAACTAACCGCCTTTAGCAATAGCCTGGGAGGACAGTTGTTGATTGGGGTTAATGATAAAACAGGTGAACTCAATGGACTTTCTTTTGAAGAGTTGCAGAAATTGACAACGCTGGTGAGCAATACGGCTTCAGAAAATGTGAAACCTTCTATTTTAGTTCAAACAGAAACTATTGACGTTGATGGTCAAGTGATTCTGATTGTGACAGTACCTGAAGGGAAAAGTAACCATCAAAAGTAA
- a CDS encoding formylglycine-generating enzyme family protein, with the protein MKHILFLIFGMMLCLSTFAQKLSVESFSLSATDISAQTQQRKDLNNEPCALVKVQFVGDILDVEGNVIKPLVKKGNETWAYMTHGSLQMKVLTKDYLPIMVDFSNYGISQVEKNKTYVLVLTKPVGGAEPVDAGGNFYALSVQPKNAMLTIDGVLQPSSSDGEYSAMLPYGTHTYKVEAGGYISKSGSFTVSSGDMTPISVSLLSAMASVSITCPTPAVSLYVDKKAVGNSPWSGSLKEGMHLLEARKSGYRSQQKTIQLAQQQKLDVTFGELVAIQGNLSVNYKPFGADVYVDGKKLGQSPRVFNGLLVGNHQVEVRKDGYATDRKSVSISEGQTASITGTLASNAVASSSSNTLGYSSASSSMSSGSNTISIPVKNGISIDMVKVEAGTFMMGATSEMKDPYDNEKPVHQVTLTNDYYMGMYEVPQALWEAVMGSNPSEYKGDNLPVEMVSWNDCQEFISKLNSLTGRKFRLPTEAEWEYAAHGGKKSRGYQYSGNSNISDVAWYDGNSGSKPHPVGTKQANELGIYDMSGNVYEWCSDWYGSYSSSSQTNPTGADSGSGRVVRGGSWYDFAWGCRLSYRGSITPFYRGNDLGLRLALSE; encoded by the coding sequence ATGAAACATATATTATTTCTCATATTTGGCATGATGTTATGCCTAAGCACCTTTGCACAAAAGTTATCGGTTGAGTCTTTCTCTCTTTCCGCAACGGATATCAGTGCCCAGACGCAGCAACGCAAGGACTTGAACAACGAGCCTTGCGCCTTGGTCAAGGTGCAGTTCGTGGGTGACATCCTTGATGTGGAAGGGAATGTCATCAAGCCTTTGGTGAAGAAAGGCAACGAGACTTGGGCTTACATGACCCATGGCTCACTGCAGATGAAGGTGTTGACCAAGGATTACCTTCCTATTATGGTGGATTTCTCCAACTATGGCATCAGTCAGGTGGAGAAAAACAAGACATATGTATTGGTGTTGACCAAGCCTGTTGGTGGTGCAGAGCCTGTCGATGCTGGTGGCAACTTCTATGCGCTCAGCGTGCAACCGAAGAATGCAATGTTGACTATTGATGGTGTCCTCCAACCGAGCTCTTCAGACGGTGAGTATTCCGCCATGCTGCCTTACGGCACGCATACTTATAAGGTGGAGGCTGGTGGTTATATCAGCAAGAGCGGTTCTTTTACGGTGAGCAGTGGCGATATGACTCCCATCAGCGTCAGCTTGCTTTCAGCGATGGCAAGTGTCTCGATAACTTGTCCTACCCCTGCCGTGTCTCTTTATGTCGATAAGAAGGCTGTAGGTAATTCGCCATGGAGTGGTAGCTTGAAGGAAGGCATGCACCTGTTGGAGGCAAGGAAGAGTGGGTATCGCAGCCAACAGAAGACCATCCAGTTGGCGCAACAACAGAAGTTGGATGTGACCTTTGGCGAGTTGGTGGCTATCCAAGGCAATCTCTCCGTGAATTACAAGCCCTTTGGTGCCGATGTCTATGTGGATGGGAAAAAGTTGGGGCAAAGTCCTCGTGTGTTCAACGGCTTGCTCGTGGGTAACCATCAGGTGGAGGTAAGAAAGGATGGCTATGCCACAGACAGGAAGTCCGTCTCTATTTCTGAAGGTCAGACTGCGAGCATAACAGGAACACTGGCATCCAATGCCGTAGCCTCATCCTCATCGAATACCTTGGGATATTCGTCAGCCTCATCATCTATGTCTTCTGGTAGCAATACGATTTCCATCCCAGTGAAGAATGGTATCAGTATCGATATGGTGAAGGTTGAGGCTGGAACGTTCATGATGGGAGCAACCTCTGAGATGAAAGACCCTTATGATAACGAGAAGCCTGTGCATCAAGTGACTTTGACCAATGATTATTATATGGGTATGTACGAGGTTCCCCAGGCTTTATGGGAAGCGGTGATGGGCAGTAATCCTTCTGAATACAAGGGTGATAATCTTCCTGTAGAAATGGTGAGTTGGAACGATTGCCAGGAGTTCATTTCCAAGTTGAATAGCTTGACAGGCAGAAAGTTCCGCTTGCCTACTGAGGCAGAATGGGAGTATGCTGCTCATGGTGGCAAGAAGAGTAGGGGGTATCAGTACAGTGGAAACTCAAACATCTCTGATGTTGCTTGGTATGATGGAAATAGTGGTAGCAAGCCTCATCCTGTAGGTACGAAGCAAGCTAATGAGTTGGGTATCTATGATATGAGTGGAAATGTATATGAATGGTGTTCGGATTGGTATGGTTCTTATTCGAGTTCTTCTCAGACGAATCCTACGGGTGCCGATAGTGGGTCGGGCCGTGTGGTCCGTGGTGGTAGCTGGTACGACTTTGCGTGGGGCTGCCGTTTGTCGTACCGTGGCAGCATCACTCCGTTTTACCGTGGCAATGACCTCGGGCTTCGCCTGGCTCTCTCCGAGTAA
- a CDS encoding SUMF1/EgtB/PvdO family nonheme iron enzyme produces the protein MRQWVKADSGSSRVNRGDSWNNNARNCRLSYRNNNTPDNRNNNLGLRLALS, from the coding sequence TTGAGACAATGGGTGAAAGCCGATAGTGGGTCGAGCCGTGTGAACCGTGGTGATAGCTGGAACAACAATGCGAGGAACTGCCGTTTGTCGTACCGTAACAACAACACTCCAGATAACCGTAACAATAACCTCGGGCTTCGCCTGGCTCTCTCCTAG
- a CDS encoding HRDC domain-containing protein gives MQLKIFTISLAPDEQQTEEINHFLRSHKIIDVRKEIAVQNGNSVWTFCVSYLLDSKPSQSLQNKNVKIDYKDVLDEVAFNTFSRLRKVRKAIADEEAVPAYAIFTDAELAELAKQKELSLTVIQAVPGIGKKKVEKYGSRMIDEMNKKTDETSG, from the coding sequence ATGCAATTAAAAATATTTACAATATCCTTAGCGCCTGATGAGCAGCAAACGGAGGAGATAAACCATTTCTTGCGGTCTCACAAGATAATAGATGTTCGCAAAGAAATTGCTGTACAGAATGGCAATAGTGTATGGACTTTTTGTGTCTCTTACCTTTTGGACTCAAAGCCAAGTCAATCGTTGCAAAATAAGAATGTAAAGATTGACTATAAGGACGTCTTGGATGAGGTAGCCTTCAATACATTCTCACGGCTTCGCAAAGTGAGGAAAGCAATAGCAGATGAGGAGGCGGTGCCTGCTTATGCGATTTTCACTGACGCAGAATTGGCAGAACTTGCCAAGCAGAAGGAACTAAGTTTGACAGTCATACAAGCTGTTCCTGGCATAGGAAAAAAGAAAGTGGAGAAATATGGAAGCAGAATGATTGACGAAATGAATAAAAAGACCGATGAAACGAGTGGGTAA
- a CDS encoding helix-turn-helix domain-containing protein, whose translation MNRIKEILERKGVSQTDLAHRLGKTFNMVNLYATNKVQPPIPILYKIAEILDVDIRELLVSNKIDTQ comes from the coding sequence ATGAACAGAATTAAGGAGATTCTTGAACGCAAAGGTGTCAGTCAAACAGATTTGGCACATCGGCTTGGCAAAACATTTAATATGGTAAATCTATACGCTACAAATAAAGTTCAGCCACCGATACCTATACTGTACAAAATTGCTGAAATTTTGGACGTGGACATTAGAGAGCTTCTTGTTTCAAATAAAATAGATACGCAATGA